One genomic window of Silurus meridionalis isolate SWU-2019-XX chromosome 22, ASM1480568v1, whole genome shotgun sequence includes the following:
- the galr1a gene encoding galanin receptor type 1, protein MNIYNKSVGGVVSESRADSETPAKLLLGIGTDNLVTLLVFGLIFALGVVGNALVIAVLVRRRAGQRRSTTNIFILNLAVADLSYLLFCVPFQSTVYMLPMWVLGAFICKFVHYFFTVSMLVSVFTLSAMSVDRYVAIVHSRKSSSIRVARHALLGVLGIWALSLAMALPVAYHQRIVETEDNSTFCWEVWADPRKRKIYVVCTFVFGYLLPLILISFCYAKVLNHLHKNLRNISKKSEASKKKTAQTVLVVVVVFCLSWLPHHVVHLWVEFGSFPLNQASFLFRVVAHCLAYSNSSVNPIIYAFLSENFRQAYKQVFQCQVASECPTQDAREMRNKMEKVPPTNCTTV, encoded by the exons ATGAACATCTACAATAAAAGTGTTGGAGGTGTTGTGTCTGAGAGCCGTGCAGACTCGGAGACACCGGCTAAGTTACTGCTGGGTATTGGGACTGATAACCTGGTGACGCTGCTGGTGTTCGGGCTGATTTTTGCGCTCGGCGTGGTGGGAAACGCGCTCGTGATCGCGGTACTGGTGCGGCGCAGAGCAGGTCAGCGACGCAGCACCACCAACATCTTCATCTTGAACCTGGCCGTGGCTGACCTGTCCTACCTGCTCTTCTGTGTGCCTTTCCAATCCACTGTGTACATGCTCCCCATGTGGGTGCTCGGCGCGTTCATCTGCAAGTTCGTGCACTACTTCTTCACCGTGTCCATGCTGGTGAGCGTGTTCACGCTGTCCGCGATGTCCGTGGACCGCTACGTGGCCATCGTGCACAGCCGGAAATCATCGTCCATCCGTGTGGCGAGGCACGCGCTGCTCGGCGTGTTGGGCATCTGGGCGCTCTCGCTGGCCATGGCCCTGCCGGTCGCGTACCACCAGCGCATCGTGGAGACCGAGGACAACAGCACGTTCTGCTGGGAAGTCTGGGCTGATCCCAGGAAGAGGAAAATCTACGTGGTGTGCACGTTTGTCTTCGGCTACCTGCTACCCCTGATCCTTATTTCTTTCTGCTACGCAAAG GTACTGAAccatttacacaaaaatctgCGAAACATATCGAAGAAATCTGAGGCTTCAAAAAAGAAG ACTGCACAGACCGTtctggtggtggtagtggtctTCTGCTTGTCCTGGCTGCCCCATCACGTAGTGCACCTGTGGGTGGAGTTTGGTTCGTTCCCCCTGAACCAGGCGTCCTTCCTTTTCCGTGTTGTGGCTCACTGTCTGGCCTACAGCAACTCCTCGGTCAACCCCATTATCTATGCGTTTCTCTCTGAGAACTTCAGGCAAGCCTATAAGCAGGTGTTCCAGTGCCAGGTGGCCAGCGAATGTCCAACACAGGATGCCCGAGAAATGAGGAACAAAATGGAGAAGGTTCCTCCTACTAACTGCACTACAGTTTAA